One segment of Coffea arabica cultivar ET-39 chromosome 7c, Coffea Arabica ET-39 HiFi, whole genome shotgun sequence DNA contains the following:
- the LOC113699495 gene encoding cysteine-rich receptor-like protein kinase 2, with amino-acid sequence MRLALTISFFPFLNSTPSHHQLGNHGKLILKSADCKKISTTMGTTFWNLGVLIIVIVASILKPVISDPQTNLLNRGCSQYNATNFRDFHNNRNATFNDLRNQLSLQNKHFATAQQSRSPDPVYAMVQCRNYLSTADCVSCFDAAVAKAVKCKDANGGRVVYDGCFLRYESNTFYDQSTLPGNVEICSTQTGSRENEFGAQAQALLKDLQLATPRITGYFAASKREVSPGGRTVYGVAQCAETISQSGCEDCLTVAFNNIQGCLPNADGRAVDVACFLRYSETSFFPDNQTIDITPFLRGRGLSKKKVIIIGVAAAGGGLLIIIALAFILWCRLHRKPEAPQKGNIFGATELQGPVAYDFKVLKTATRDFSKECKLGGGGFGEVFKGTLNNGNIVAVKKLKATASRPKEEVESEIRVIGNVHHRNLIRLLGCSTKGAELLLVYEYMANGSLDKFLYGDKRGYLNWKQRFDIVFGTARCLAYLHEQYHFSLIHRDVKSSNILLDNYFQPKISDFGMAALMPEDRSHLSSFSGNLGYIAPEYAIHGQLSEKVDVYSFGVVVLETISGRSSNYKTVEPGRDNLLEQAWKQYESDMHLAFVDETLDPNDCKTDDVKKLLEIALLCTQSQPSRRPTMSEVVVMLSSDRSWAQQRPLRTTVI; translated from the exons ATGCGATTAGCTTTGACCATCTCATTTTTCCCTTTCCTGAATTCCACACCATCCCACCATCAGCTTGGCAACCATGGCAAATTGATCCTCAAGTCTGCAGACTGCAAAAAGATCAGCACAACCATGGGGACAACCTTTTGGAACTTGGGAGTGCTGATCATTGTCATTGTTGCATCAATCCTGAAACCAGTAATTTCAGACCCACAAACCAATTTGCTAAACAGAGGATGCAGTCAGTACAATGCTACAAATTTTAGGGACTTCCATAACAATCGAAATGCCACCTTTAATGATCTCAGGAACCAGTTATCCCTGCAAAACAAGCACTTTGCTACGGCACAGCAGTCCAGGTCACCTGACCCCGTTTATGCCATGGTTCAGTGCAGAAACTACCTCTCCACAGCTGATTGTGTTTCCTGTTTTGATGCTGCAGTGGCCAAGGCTGTGAAATGCAAAGATGCAAATGGCGGTCGTGTTGTGTATGATGGCTGCTTCCTCAG GTACGAGAGCAACACCTTCTATGATCAGAGTACACTTCCAGGAAATGTGGAGATATGCAGCACTCAGACTGGATCTCGAGAAAATGAATTTGGAGCACAGGCACAAGCCCTGTTGAAGGATCTTCAACTTGCAACGCCTAGGATTACTGGTTACTTTGCGGCATCTAAGAGGGAAGTGAGTCCAGGTGGTCGCACAGTTTATGGGGTGGCACAATGTGCTGAAACAATCAGCCAAAGTGGTTGTGAAGATTGCTTGACTGTGGCATTTAACAATATACAGGGCTGTTTACCCAATGCAGATGGAAGGGCTGTTGATGTCGCCTGCTTTCTTAGGTATTCAGAGACTTCATTTTTCCCTGATAACCAGACAATCGATATCACGCCCTTTCTACGAGGAC GAGGTTTAAGCAAGAAGAAAGTTATTATCATTGGAGTGGCTGCCGCAGGTGGTGGCcttcttattattattgcacTTGCTTTTATTCTATGGTGTCGGTTGCACAGAAAGCCAGAGGCGCCTCAAAAAG GTAACATATTCGGTGCAACTGAACTGCAGGGTCCTGTAGCTTATGATTTTAAAGTTCTGAAAACTGCAACAAGAGATTTTAGCAAGGAATGCAAGCTTGGAGGAGGAGGTTTTGGAGAGGTTTTCAAG GGTACTCTGAATAATGGAAATATAGTTGCTGTCAAGAAGCTAAAAGCAACTGCTAGTAGACCAAAGGAAGAGGTTGAAAGTGAAATCAGAGTTATTGGTAATGTTCATCACCGAAATCTCATTCGCTTACTTGGATGCTCTACAAAAGGAGCAGAGCTACTCCTTGTGTACGAATACATGGCGAATGGAAGCCTGGATAAATTCTTATATG GTGATAAAAGAGGATATCTTAATTGGAAGCAACGGTTCGACATTGTGTTTGGAACAGCTAGGTGTCTTGCCTATCTGCATGAACAATACCATTTTTCTCTCATTCATCGAGATGTTAAGTCCAGCAACATTCTACTGGATAATTATTTTCAgccaaaaatttctgattttggaATGGCAGCACTTATGCCCGAAGATCGGAGCCATCTGAGCAGCTTTTCTGGTAACTT GGGCTACATAGCACCAGAATATGCAATTCATGGACAGCTTTCTGAGAAAGTTGATGTTTACAGCTTTGGTGTTGTCGTTCTTGAAACAATCAGTGGCAGAAGTAGCAACTACAAAACAGTTGAGCCAGGCCGTGACAATCTTCTTGAACAG GCATGGAAGCAGTATGAGAGTGACATGCATTTGGCATTCGTGGATGAGACTTTGGACCCTAACGATTGCAAGACAGACGATGTAAAGAAACTCCTGGAAATTGCTTTGCTATGCACTCAATCACAACCTTCTCGAAGGCCCACCATGTCTGAGGTAGTTGTCATGCTTTCAAGCGATCGTTCATGGGCGCAGCAACGCCCCTTAAGGACT
- the LOC113699060 gene encoding cysteine-rich receptor-like protein kinase 2 → MGATFWNLAVLMILVAVSIFLKPATSDPQINLLNRGCSQYNATNTRNFFNNLNATFADLRNQLSQQNKLFATAQQSRSSDPVYAMVQCRDYVSSADCVACFNAAVAQIRNCSAANGARVIYDGCFLRYESNNFYDQNTLPGNVQICSNRTASQATIFGAEAQALLKDLQLATPRINGYFAASKRQVSPDVSVYGVAQCAQTISESGCEDCLTVAYGNIQGCLPNADGRAIDAGCFLRYSQTSFFPDNQTTNITPFLRGGKSSKKKAIIGGVVGGAGLLMVALALYLWYRLHRKPKAAQKGNILGATELQGPVTYNFNVLKTATNNFSEESKLGEGGFGEVYKGALKNGTIVAVKKLNITSGRAKANFESEAKLISNVHHRNLIRLLGCASKGPELLLVHEYMANGSLDRYLYGDKKGYLNWKQRFDIIFGTARGLAYLHDQYHVSIIHRDIKPSNILLDDDFQPKICDFGLARLMPEDRSHLSTKFAGTLGYTAPEYAIHGHLSEKVDTYSFGVVVLEIISGRRSSDMTIEPVSEYLLEQAWKLYENDMHLKLVDATLDPNDYRTEDMKKILEIALICTQSQPSDRPTMSEVVVMLSSEGSSAQQRPIRTAVIGSERRFRNISESTETTSSNSNATASFTDFTGR, encoded by the exons ATGGGAGCAACATTTTGGAACTTGGCTGTGCTGATGATTCTTGTTGCAGTATCAATCTTCTTGAAACCAGCAACTTCAGACCCGCAAATCAATTTACTGAATCGAGGGTGCAGTCAGTATAATGCTACGAATACTAGGAACTTCTTCAACAATCTCAATGCCACCTTTGCTGATCTCAGAAACCAGTTATCCCAACAGAACAAGCTCTTTGCTACAGCACAGCAGTCCAGGTCATCTGACCCCGTTTATGCCATGGTTCAGTGCAGGGATTATGTTTCCTCGGCAGATTGTGTTGCCTGTTTCAATGCTGCAGTAGCCCAGATTCGGAATTGTTCTGCTGCAAATGGCGCTCGTGTCATATATGATGGCTGCTTCCTCAG GTACGAAAGCAACAACTTCTATGATCAGAATACTCTTCCAGGAAACGTTCAGATATGCAGCAATCGAACTGCATCACAGGCAACCATATTCGGAGCAGAGGCACAAGCCCTGCTGAAGGATCTTCAACTTGCAACGCCGAGGATTAATGGTTACTTTGCAGCATCTAAGAGGCAAGTGAGTCCTGATGTTAGCGTTTATGGGGTGGCACAGTGTGCTCAAACAATCAGCGAAAGTGGTTGTGAAGATTGCTTGACTGTGGCGTACGGCAACATACAGGGCTGTTTACCCAATGCAGATGGCAGAGCGATTGATGCAGGCTGTTTTCTTAGGTACTCACAGACTTCCTTTTTCCCAGATAACCAGACAACCAATATCACACCTTTCCTTCGAGGCG GAAAATCAAGCAAGAAGAAGGCTATCATCGGTGGAGTGGTTGGAGGTGCAGGCCTTCTTATGGTTGCACTTGCTTTGTATTTATGGTATCGATTGCACAGAAAACCGAAGGCAGCTCAAAAAG GTAACATATTGGGTGCAACTGAGCTGCAAGGTCCTGTAACATACAATTTTAATGTTCTTAAAACTGCAACAAACAATTTTAGCGAAGAATCTAAGCTCGGAGAAGGAGGTTTTGGTGAGGTCTACAAG GGTGCTCTGAAAAATGGAACTATTGTTGCTGTCAAAAAGCTAAACATAACTTCTGGTAGAGCAAAGGCAAATTTCGAGAGTGAAGCTAAGCTTATTAGTAATGTTCATCACCGAAACCTCATTCGCTTACTTGGATGTGCTAGCAAAGGACCAGAGCTACTCCTTGTTCATGAATACATGGCAAACGGAAGCCTGGACAGATACTTATATG GTGATAAAAAGGGGTATCTCAACTGGAAGCAACGTTTTGATATAATATTTGGAACAGCTAGAGGTCTAGCCTATCTACATGACCAATACCATGTTTCTATTATTCATCGAGATATAAAGCCCAGCAATATCCTCCTGGATGATGATTTTCAGCCAAAAATTTGTGATTTTGGATTGGCAAGGCTTATGCCTGAAGATCGGAGTCATTTGAGCACTAAATTTGCCGGTACCTT GGGCTACACAGCACCAGAATATGCAATTCATGGACATCTTTCTGAGAAAGTTGATACTTACAGCTTTGGTGTAGTCGTCCTTGAAATAATCAGTGGCAGACGGAGCAGCGACATGACCATTGAGCCAGTCAGTGAGTATCTTCTTGAACAG GCATGGAAGCTTTATGAAAATGACATGCATTTAAAGTTGGTGGATGCGACTCTGGACCCCAACGATTACAGAACCGAAGATATGAAGAAAATCCTAGAAATTGCTTTGATATGCACTCAGTCACAACCTTCTGATAGGCCAACCATGTCTGAGGTAGTTGTCATGCTTTCAAGCGAGGGCTCATCAGCGCAGCAACGCCCCATTAGGACTGCAGTGATCGGTTCTGAAAGGAGGTTCAGAAACATATCTGAATCTACTGAGACTACATCATCAAACTCTAATGCCACTGCCTCTTTTACTGATTTCACTGGCCGTTAG